The following coding sequences are from one Lolium rigidum isolate FL_2022 chromosome 6, APGP_CSIRO_Lrig_0.1, whole genome shotgun sequence window:
- the LOC124665805 gene encoding uncharacterized protein LOC124665805, whose product MMLVAKEFGVSPPGAVAPQRRRAAPARVAAPRGGSPVGDLWLRTRGGPTEPAHGSLGGSSHDSELDLALLVSDFLEGGSGDSRGSSDSESGLSDLAHLADKISMYKQAGDEQEHEMLSVVQSLLFSIHESELQAFIRGQCTGSCIRHLLVKLLRYAGYDAAVCVSKWQGFDKIPGGDHEYIDVITNSAMTGPERLIIDIDFRSHFEIARAVDSYGALLDSLPVVYVGTLPRLKQFLNVMVDAAKWSLKQNSMPLPPWRSLSYLQAKWQSKYERKDLLHPEQEFHGSVTVSDHHALCIGHLKRLKSSLQSELDTGRLLMMPIQTDTTRRGKFDRRLRRSLLSF is encoded by the exons GGCCGTGGCGCCGcaaaggaggagggcggcgccggcgagggtgGCCGCGCCGCGCGGGGGGTCGCCGGTGGGGGACCTCTGGCTGCGGACGCGCGGTGGCCCCACGGAGCCGGCCCACGGGAGCCTCGGCGGCAGCAGCCACGACAGCGAGCTCGACCTGGCCCTCCTCGTCAGCGACTTCCTCGAGGGCGGCAGCGGGGACTCGCGCGGCAGCAGCGACAGCGAGTCAGGGCTATCCGACCTCGCGCACCTCGCAGATAAGATCTCG ATGTACAAGCAAGCTGGAGATGAGCAAGAACACGAGATGCTCTCTGTGGTCCAATCGCTGCTCTTCTCAATCCATGAGTCGGAGCTTCAGGCTTTCATAAGAGGTCAATGTACCGGCAGTTGCATCCGTCATCTCCTGGTGAAACTCTTGAGATACGCTGGCTATGATGCTGCAGTTTGCGTATCCAAATGGCAGGGATTCGACAAGATACCTGGAG GTGATCATGAGTACATTGATGTGATAACGAACAGCGCTATGACTGGTCCGGAGCGTCTGATCATTGATATTGACTTCAGAAGCCACTTTGAAATAGCCAGAGCTGTTGATTCATATGGCGCTCTGCTGGACTCGCTTCCAGTGGTCTATGTCGGCACCCTTCCCAGGCTGAAGCAGTTCCTGAACGTGATGGTAGACGCGGCGAAATGGTCCCTGAAGCAGAACTCCATGCCCCTGCCTCCGTGGAGATCCCTGTCCTACCTCCAAGCGAAATGGCAGTCCAAGTACGAGAGGAAAGACCTGCTGCACCCTGAGCAAGAGTTCCACGGCAGCGTCACCGTCTCGGATCACCACGCGCTGTGCATTGGCCACCTGAAGAGGCTCAAGTCCTCCCTGCAGTCAGAGCTCGACACGGGGAGGCTGCTCATGATGCCCATCCAGACCGACACGACGAGGAGGGGCAAGTTTGACAGACGGCTGCGGCGTTCCCTGCTCAGCTTCTGA